A single Cottoperca gobio chromosome 5, fCotGob3.1, whole genome shotgun sequence DNA region contains:
- the errfi1a gene encoding ERBB receptor feedback inhibitor 1a isoform X1, which yields MRPECAWSMSTVGLTAQEISFPIEIPFLRGSYCHSMAGSKPSWNYRHELDNFYFSMDTAHSDHSSRAQHNGPPPPSLSYERHKHSPSSQRLPPKKSRPSHLSLSCSAEPSTPSPADDDQVVPSFQRLSVYECSSPPQTPGRCSKPLPPIPPHTDISPEQAMDNEVEFFTSSDDSCCLVSDQCPKSSPFRYGVPSRRSFRNCGQINYAYYDGPLGPQSPRQPPQQHQAQPPQEVREQYEQQRQEPPEPVVCQRQQDKAQRRLRRSHSGPAGSFNKPSLLRLTCHKRHTQSMDKPEMPPPIPPRTIKAGDCRRWSAEVSSGAYSDEDKPPKVPPREPLSRSSSRTPSPKSLPTYINGVMPPTQSFAPNPKYVSRGLQRQNSEGSPCILPVMENGKKASATHYYLLPQRPAFVNSPYVERFLRVMDSPAARNKDVSDSDWDCHARTKAHVDSV from the exons ATGCGACCCGAGTGTGCCTGGAGCATGTCCACAGTGGGCCTGACTGCCCAGGAGATCTCTTTTCCCATAGAAATCCCCTTCCTGAGGGGCAGCTACTGTCACAGCATGGCTGGATCCAAACCCTCCTGGAACTATCGCCATGAGCTGGACAA cttcTACTTCAGTATGGACACTGCACACTCTGATCACAGCTCTCGTGCCCAGCATAATGGGCCACCTCCACCTTCTTTAAGTTATGAGA gacacaaacacagtcccAGCTCACAGAGATTACCTCCTAAGAAGTCCCGGCCCTCCCATCTCTCCCTGTCCTGCAGTGCTGAACCATCCACCCCAAGTCCTGCTGATGACGACCAGGTGGTCCCCTCATTCCAGAGGCTCTCTGTGTACGAGTGCAGCAGTCCACCACAGACGCCAGGCAGATGCTCCAAGCCTCTGCCCCCCATTCCTCCACACACGGACATCTCCCCTGAGCAGGCTATGGACAATGAGGTAGAGTTTTTCACAAGTTCAGACGACAGCTGCTGCCTGGTGTCTGATCAGTGTCCCAAATCTTCTCCTTTTCGATATGGAGTCCCGAGTCGAAGGAGCTTCAGGAACTGCGGCCAGATTAACTATGCTTACTATGATGGTCCATTAGGGCCGCAAAGTCCGAGACAGCCCCCACAGCAGCATCAGGCACAACCTCCACAGGAAGTGCGGGAACAGTATGAGCAGCAGCGACAGGAACCACCTGAGCCAGTGGTCTGTCAGAGACAGCAGGACAAAGCTCAGAGGAGGCTGCGACGCTCGCACTCTGGCCCAGCTGGATCCTTTAACAAGCCCTCACTGCTGCGCCTCACGTGCCACAAACGCCACACTCAAAGTATGGATAAGCCCGAGATGCCACCCCCTATCCCTCCACGGACAATCAAGGCAGGAGACTGCCGCCGCTGGTCAGCAGAGGTCTCGTCTGGGGCTTACAGCGACGAGGACAAGCCACCCAAGGTGCCCCCAAGGGAACCTTTGTCCAGAAGCAGCTCCCGCACCCCCAGCCCCAAGAGCCTCCCAACATACATTAACGGGGTGATGCCCCCAACCCAAAGCTTTGCACCGAATCCTAAGTATGTAAGCCGGGGTTTACAGAGACAGAACAGTGAGGGCTCCCCCTGCATTCTCCCTGTTATGGAGAACGGCAAAAAGGCCAGCGCCACACATTACTATCTCCTGCCTCAGCGGCCCGCTTTCGTGAACTCTCCTTATGTAGAGAGATTTCTTCGGGTCATGGACAGCCCTGCAGCTCGTAATAAAGATGTATCAGATTCAGACTGGGACTGTCACGCCAGGACGAAAGCACATGTGGATTCAGTTTGA
- the errfi1a gene encoding ERBB receptor feedback inhibitor 1a isoform X2, whose product MDTAHSDHSSRAQHNGPPPPSLSYERHKHSPSSQRLPPKKSRPSHLSLSCSAEPSTPSPADDDQVVPSFQRLSVYECSSPPQTPGRCSKPLPPIPPHTDISPEQAMDNEVEFFTSSDDSCCLVSDQCPKSSPFRYGVPSRRSFRNCGQINYAYYDGPLGPQSPRQPPQQHQAQPPQEVREQYEQQRQEPPEPVVCQRQQDKAQRRLRRSHSGPAGSFNKPSLLRLTCHKRHTQSMDKPEMPPPIPPRTIKAGDCRRWSAEVSSGAYSDEDKPPKVPPREPLSRSSSRTPSPKSLPTYINGVMPPTQSFAPNPKYVSRGLQRQNSEGSPCILPVMENGKKASATHYYLLPQRPAFVNSPYVERFLRVMDSPAARNKDVSDSDWDCHARTKAHVDSV is encoded by the exons ATGGACACTGCACACTCTGATCACAGCTCTCGTGCCCAGCATAATGGGCCACCTCCACCTTCTTTAAGTTATGAGA gacacaaacacagtcccAGCTCACAGAGATTACCTCCTAAGAAGTCCCGGCCCTCCCATCTCTCCCTGTCCTGCAGTGCTGAACCATCCACCCCAAGTCCTGCTGATGACGACCAGGTGGTCCCCTCATTCCAGAGGCTCTCTGTGTACGAGTGCAGCAGTCCACCACAGACGCCAGGCAGATGCTCCAAGCCTCTGCCCCCCATTCCTCCACACACGGACATCTCCCCTGAGCAGGCTATGGACAATGAGGTAGAGTTTTTCACAAGTTCAGACGACAGCTGCTGCCTGGTGTCTGATCAGTGTCCCAAATCTTCTCCTTTTCGATATGGAGTCCCGAGTCGAAGGAGCTTCAGGAACTGCGGCCAGATTAACTATGCTTACTATGATGGTCCATTAGGGCCGCAAAGTCCGAGACAGCCCCCACAGCAGCATCAGGCACAACCTCCACAGGAAGTGCGGGAACAGTATGAGCAGCAGCGACAGGAACCACCTGAGCCAGTGGTCTGTCAGAGACAGCAGGACAAAGCTCAGAGGAGGCTGCGACGCTCGCACTCTGGCCCAGCTGGATCCTTTAACAAGCCCTCACTGCTGCGCCTCACGTGCCACAAACGCCACACTCAAAGTATGGATAAGCCCGAGATGCCACCCCCTATCCCTCCACGGACAATCAAGGCAGGAGACTGCCGCCGCTGGTCAGCAGAGGTCTCGTCTGGGGCTTACAGCGACGAGGACAAGCCACCCAAGGTGCCCCCAAGGGAACCTTTGTCCAGAAGCAGCTCCCGCACCCCCAGCCCCAAGAGCCTCCCAACATACATTAACGGGGTGATGCCCCCAACCCAAAGCTTTGCACCGAATCCTAAGTATGTAAGCCGGGGTTTACAGAGACAGAACAGTGAGGGCTCCCCCTGCATTCTCCCTGTTATGGAGAACGGCAAAAAGGCCAGCGCCACACATTACTATCTCCTGCCTCAGCGGCCCGCTTTCGTGAACTCTCCTTATGTAGAGAGATTTCTTCGGGTCATGGACAGCCCTGCAGCTCGTAATAAAGATGTATCAGATTCAGACTGGGACTGTCACGCCAGGACGAAAGCACATGTGGATTCAGTTTGA